The sequence below is a genomic window from Burkholderia contaminans.
TGACGCTCGGCGGCCGCGAGGATTTCGTGAATGCGCGGTTCGACAACCGGACGGCCGGCACGCAGGCGCAGCAGGACGTCAGTGCGTTCTCCGGGCGCGTCGGGCTCACCTATCAGGGCGACGCCGGGCTGTCGCCGTACGTGAGCTATTCGACGTCGTTCGATCCCGTCATCGGCGTCAGGATGTATGGCGGCGGCATGCCCAAGCCGACGCGCGGCAAGCAGACGGAAGCCGGGCTGCGCTGGCAGCCGCCCGGCAGGAACCTGCTGCTGAGTGCGGCCGTCTACCAGATCGACCAGACCAACGTCGCGACGCCGACACCGGTGAGTCTCGACCCGACCGGCACGACGTCCGTGCAGACCGGCAAGGTGCGCTCGCGCGGGATCGAGCTGAGCGCGGTCGGCAAGGTCACCCGCGAGTTGTCGGTCGTCGCGTCGTATGTGTATCAGGACGTCAAGAACGTGCAGGCGAACGACGCGTCGTTGAACAACTGGCCGGTGGCCGTGCCGCTGCCGCGGCAGATGGCGTCGATGTGGGCCGACTGGACCTGGCGTACGGGCGCGCTGTCCGGCCTCGGGATCGGCGGCGGCGTGCGCTACCAGAGCGCGTCGGCCGGCGCGCCCGACAACTCGTTGACCGTGCCGAGCGTGACGTTGTACGACCTGGCGCTGCACTACGAGATGCCGCACTGGCGGTTCGCGCTGAATGTGGCGAACCTGTTCGACCGGCGCTATGTCAGCGGCTGCACGTCGTATACCGTCTGCGTGTTCGGCAACGAGCGGACCGTGCTGGCCACCGCGAAATACAACTGGTAATCGCGAACGCGCGGAACGGCCCTACGCGTCGCGTTGCGGCTCCCGGCGCGCGGCGCGTTCGCCGGCGTGGCGCTGGCGCCGCCACTCGGTCGGCGTGAGGCCGAAACGCTCGCGGAATGCGGTCGCGAAATTCGCCGGTGTGGAAAAACCGATTTCCTTCGCGATGCTGGCGATGCTGAGCGACGTCGAATCCAGCAGGTCCTGCGCGATCCGCAGCCGCTCTTGGCGCAGATACTCGAACACCGTCTGGCCGAGATTGTCGCGAAACGCGCGTGACAGCCGTTTTTCATGTGTGCCGACCGCGCGGGCCAGTTGCTCCACCGTCGGCGGATCGTTCAGCGTTCGTGCCAGGTGGCGGATGGCCGCGCGCACGATGATGTCGTCGTCCTTGCCGGCCGCGAACGGGCTGTCCGCGTCGACGGGCCGCTCGCGCTTCTCCCGCGCGAGCTGTACGCGAATCCGCGCGAGCACTTCGGCGGGCTCGAACGGCTTCACCACGTAGTCGACGCAGCCGATGTCGAACCCCTCGAGGCGCTCGTGCAAGGCGCCGGCCACGGTCAGGAAGATCACAGGAATCGCGCACGTCAGCGGATCGGCGGCAAGCAGCCGGCACGCGGTGAAGCCGTCCATGCGCGGCATGCGGACATCCATCAGGATCAGGTCGGGCATCAGCGCCTGCGCACGCTGGCACGCCTGCAGCCCGTCGGATGCAATGCTGATCCGGCACCCCGTGCCGCGCAGGATGTCGATCAGCAAGCGAAGCTGGTCGGGCTGATCGTCGACGATCAGGATATGGGCGCCGCCCAATGCGGAGGTCGATGGATGCATCGTGCACCTGTTCTGGAATGGCTGCTGGCTGCGTTCCTGCGGGTGGCCGGCCCGGTTCGGATCAATCGTCGGAAGCTGCTCCACGGCGACGTACAAGCGTATCGATAGTCGGATTTCGCCCGACGACACGACGGACAACCGGTCGGCGTAATGCCCGGCATGGCGGGTTTTGATCACTGACCCGGCAAAGGCGCCGAGCGTTGTCGTCGTCGCGCGCTGAAAGGTGCGCGCCCGCCGGTATCGATGCGAGCCGAATTGTAGGGGCATATTTCAATTCTCGCCAGACGCATTGACTCTATTTGCTTCATGCCGTTTTTCGGATACTTCATCGTATATCGCGATTTTTGTTTGCGGTACGGCACGCCGATGTCTGTCCATTTCCGCCATTTTCATTTGTGCCGCCACGTGCAGTCGCGCAGTTCCGCGTTTTTTTGGAAAAACCTCGTGAGGAATTTTTCTTCAATCCGTTTCGGCAAAGGTTTTATCCTCCCGGTAAAACATCTCAATTAATTTCGCTGGTGCGAAATCGTTTGCGAGATGCGCGTTTTTATCGCAACTCGTTGAATATATGGGATTTTACAATCTATAAAGAATGTCGCCTTCAATAATTTTAAATCGTGTCTCATAATTCGTCCGAACTTTGAGTGAAGGGTTGCACCGAGCAACACAAGGCACGGCAGGTTGTGACGGACGTTGTGCGATTCGGGTCCGAGGCATCAGTTGATGTCACTCCGGGCGCATGTCCGTTACGCGCAAGCGCAAATCCGGTTGCCGTGGATGAAATAAAAGAAGCGGGGTTGGTCGCGGTCGGCGCGGCATCAAATACGGGGTGTCCATGACGTCGGATTGAATCTCCTGATTCAGTCGCTGGGTGAATTCGCCCATATAAAACGATATGCATTCCTAATGCACTGCATGAATTAACGGAACGGGCCGTCGTGCGAACGGCGTGCCCGCGCTTTCGAACGTCCCGTCGCCACGGGCGAACGATGCGTGTCGCCTTCGGCACGCTCGGGCCACGCACGGGAATCGGGTTCCGCACTGAAGTCGCAATCGCAATCGCAGGTGAAGTCTTCAACAAAAGTAAGTAGTCCGTATTCAAACCAAACGCTACAAAACGGAGCAGAAGACCATGAAGAGGAAGCAGATTTCGGCGCTTGCCGCCGCCATGTTCACGGGTGCAGGTGTCCTGATCTCGGGTGCCGTGCATGCGGATAATTTCGTCGACCGCGGCAACCCGGACAACGCGCTGAACGGCCAGTGCATCGACGGGACGAACCCGCTGTGCGTCGCGACCAAGAGCGGGAGTTACGTGGCAGTGAGCACGGCAAACGTCAAGATGGGCACGAATGCCAAGGCAGGCACCAGCGGGATCGCGATCGGCGACCAGTCGAATGCGAGCAGCAATGGCGGCACCAGCAGCGGCGGTGCGATCGCGATCGGCGTCGGTTCGCAGGCGCTGGCGAACTCGGCCACGGCCATTGGCACGGTAGCCGTCGCGCAAGGCAACACGGCGCTCGCCATCGGTCGCCAGTCAGCCGCGGTCGGTGATTTCTCGATGGCGCTCGGCAACGTCGCCGATGCGCACGGCACGAGCTCCATCGCGCTGGGTCACTCGGCGCTCGCCAGCGGCGATCGTTCGGTTGCGATCGGCGGCGCCAACCCGACGTCGAGCGACGGCGTGTCGGCCGGCGCGTCGTATGACGCAGCCACCCAGACGCGCGCCGGCGGCACGCAATCCGTGGCGATCGGCGCAGGCGCGCAGACGAACGACAACAACCAGGTGGCGATCGGGTCGGGCAGCATCGGTGCGAACAATGGCGGCACGCCGGTATTCGGCGGCACGGCCGCGCCGGTTGGCGGCGCGGTGTCGTTCGGCTCGATCGGCAAGGAGCGCCAGCTCAAGAACGTCGCGGCAGGCGCGGCCGATACGGACGCCGTCAACGTCCAGCAGCTGAAGAACGTGAACGGCACGCTCAGCACGAGCATCGCCACGGTCGATGCGCGCGTGACGTCGGTCGGCAATTCGCTGTCGACCACGATCTCGAATGTCGACCAGCGCGTGACCAGCGTCGGCAACAGCCTCAGCACCAGCATCGTGACCGCTACGAAGAACGTCGTGAAATACACCGACGATTCGCATGCGGCGATCGCACTCGACGGCGCCAATGGCACGACGATCAACGGCGTCGCGGCGGGCGTCGCCGACACCGATGCGGTCAACGTCGGCCAGCTGAAGGGCAGCGTGGCACCGCTGCAGACGTCCATTTCGACGGCGGCGTCGAACATCACGAACCTGCAGACCAGCGTCACCGGCATCAACACGTCGCTGAGCACGGCAACCACGAACATCAGCAACCTGCAGGCCGCCGACGCGCGCAACGTGAAGTACGACGGCCAGAGCGGCTTCGACTCGGTGACGTTCGCCGGTACGAACGGCACGACGCTGCACAACGTCGCAGCCGGTGTCGCGAACACCGATGCAGTGAACGTCGGGCAACTGAACGGTGGCCTGGCGTCGCTCAGCACGAGCGTGACGAACAACATCAGCACGACGCTGGGCAACCTGAGCACGTCGATCACGAACCAGATCGGCGACGCAACGAAGAACGCCGTGCAGTACGACGATGATGCGCACAGCGGCGTGACGCTCGGCGGCAAGGGCGCGCAGTCGCCGGTCGCGCTGCACAACGTGGCAGACGGCATTGCCGCGAGTGACGCCGTGAACGTCGGCCAGCTCGGCAAGGCGACCGACACGCTGAATCAGTCGATCACGAATGTCGGCAACAGCGTCACGACGCTCGGCAACCAGGTGACGACGAACACGGGCAACATCGCGGCACTCCAGCAGGACGCGTTGTTGTGGAACACGAACCTCGGCGCGTACGATGCGAGCCACGGCGGCAACGGCCCGCAACGCATCGGCAACGTCGCGGCCGGTGTTGCGAACACCGACGCGGTCAACGTCGGTCAGCTGACGGGCAGCATCGCACCGCTGCAATCGTCCATCTCGACGGCGGCGTCGAACATCACGAACCTGCAGGGCAGCGTCACGGGCATCAATGCATCGCTGAGCACCGCAACCACGAACATCAGCAACCTGCAGGCCGCCGACGCACGCAACGTGAAGTACGACGGGCAGAGCGGTTTCGACTCGGTGACATTCGCCGGCACGAACGGCACGACGCTGCACAACGTCGCAGCCGGTGTCGCGAATACCGACGCGGTGAACGTCGGGCAACTGAACGGCGGCCTGTCGTCGCTCAGCACGAGCGTGACGAACAACATCAATACGACGCTCGGCAACCTGAGCACGTCGATCAACAACCAGATCGGCAACGCGACTAAGAACGCCGTGCAGTACGACGATGATGCACATAGCGGCGTGACGCTCGGCGGCAAGGGCGCGCAGTCGCCGGTCGGCCTGCACAACGTGGCGGATGGTGTTGCCGCGAGCGACGCGGTGAACGTCGGCCAGCTCGGCAAGGCGACCGACACGCTGAACCAGTCGATCACGACCGTCAGCAACAACGTGACGACGCTCGGCAACCAGGTGACGACGAACACGGGCAACATCGCCGCGCTCCAACAGGACGCACTCCAGTGGAACGCGACTCTCGGCACCTACGATGCGAGCCATGGCGGCAACGGCCCGCAACGCATCGGCAACGTCGCGGCCGGCAAGAACGGCACGGATGCCGTCAACGTCGACCAGTTGAACGCGGCGATTCAGGACGGCACGAGCCAGCTCGACGCGCTCGCGGTGAAGTACGACGACGCGAGCAAGAAGCAGGTTTCGCTCGGCGCGGGCAACGGCGGGAGCCCGGTGCACCTGACCAACGTCGCGGAAGGCAACGTGGCGGCCGGCAGCACGGACGCGGTGAACGGCGCGCAACTGCGCCGCTCGACCGACGGCACGGCGGCCGCGCTGGGCGGCGGTGCGACGGCGAATCCGGACGGCTCGATCAGCGCGCCGGCCTATAAAGTCGGCGGCGGTTCGTTCAACAACGTCGGCGATGCGCTCACGAACCTCGACGGCCGCGTCGGCAGCAACACGACGACGCTCGAGAATCACGAAACGCGCATCGGCAACGCCGAAACGAGCATCGCCGGCAACACGGCCGCGATCGCCGGGCTGCAACAGGACGCGCTCCAGTTCGACCCGAAGGCCGGCGCCTACAACGCGGCGCGCGGCGGCGCACCGACGAAGCTGACGAACGTGGCCGACGGCAACATCGCCGCGGGCAGCACGGACGCGGTGAACGGCGGCCAGTTGTCGGGCGTGAAGTCGTCGCTCGAACAGCAGATCACGCAGGTGTCCAACCAGGCTGGCGAGGCCGTGAAGAACGTCGTCAAGTACGACGTCGACACGAACGGCAACCGGCTGAACTCGGTATCGCTGATCGGCGGCGACACGAATGCGGCCGTCGTGCTGAAGAACGTCGCGGCGGGTACCGACGATACGGACGCGGTGAACGTGAAGCAGCTGAAGGGCGTGCAATCGAGTCTCAACCAGCTTGGCGCGCTCGCGGTGCAGTACGACGACAGCTCGAAGAGCTCGATCACGCTCGGCGGCGCCGGCGGCACGCGCATCACCAACGTACAGGCAGGCACGCTCAGCGCAACCAGCACGGACGCGGTGAACGGTTCGCAGCTCAACGCGACCAACCAGCAGGTTGCGAAGAACACGACCGACATCACGAACCTGCAGGGGAACGTGACCAACATCGCGAACGGCAAGGCCGGCCTCGTGCAGCAGCAGGATCCGAACGGCGCGATCACGGTCGGGAAGGACACCGGCGGCACC
It includes:
- a CDS encoding response regulator; the encoded protein is MHPSTSALGGAHILIVDDQPDQLRLLIDILRGTGCRISIASDGLQACQRAQALMPDLILMDVRMPRMDGFTACRLLAADPLTCAIPVIFLTVAGALHERLEGFDIGCVDYVVKPFEPAEVLARIRVQLAREKRERPVDADSPFAAGKDDDIIVRAAIRHLARTLNDPPTVEQLARAVGTHEKRLSRAFRDNLGQTVFEYLRQERLRIAQDLLDSTSLSIASIAKEIGFSTPANFATAFRERFGLTPTEWRRQRHAGERAARREPQRDA
- a CDS encoding YadA-like family protein, whose protein sequence is MKRKQISALAAAMFTGAGVLISGAVHADNFVDRGNPDNALNGQCIDGTNPLCVATKSGSYVAVSTANVKMGTNAKAGTSGIAIGDQSNASSNGGTSSGGAIAIGVGSQALANSATAIGTVAVAQGNTALAIGRQSAAVGDFSMALGNVADAHGTSSIALGHSALASGDRSVAIGGANPTSSDGVSAGASYDAATQTRAGGTQSVAIGAGAQTNDNNQVAIGSGSIGANNGGTPVFGGTAAPVGGAVSFGSIGKERQLKNVAAGAADTDAVNVQQLKNVNGTLSTSIATVDARVTSVGNSLSTTISNVDQRVTSVGNSLSTSIVTATKNVVKYTDDSHAAIALDGANGTTINGVAAGVADTDAVNVGQLKGSVAPLQTSISTAASNITNLQTSVTGINTSLSTATTNISNLQAADARNVKYDGQSGFDSVTFAGTNGTTLHNVAAGVANTDAVNVGQLNGGLASLSTSVTNNISTTLGNLSTSITNQIGDATKNAVQYDDDAHSGVTLGGKGAQSPVALHNVADGIAASDAVNVGQLGKATDTLNQSITNVGNSVTTLGNQVTTNTGNIAALQQDALLWNTNLGAYDASHGGNGPQRIGNVAAGVANTDAVNVGQLTGSIAPLQSSISTAASNITNLQGSVTGINASLSTATTNISNLQAADARNVKYDGQSGFDSVTFAGTNGTTLHNVAAGVANTDAVNVGQLNGGLSSLSTSVTNNINTTLGNLSTSINNQIGNATKNAVQYDDDAHSGVTLGGKGAQSPVGLHNVADGVAASDAVNVGQLGKATDTLNQSITTVSNNVTTLGNQVTTNTGNIAALQQDALQWNATLGTYDASHGGNGPQRIGNVAAGKNGTDAVNVDQLNAAIQDGTSQLDALAVKYDDASKKQVSLGAGNGGSPVHLTNVAEGNVAAGSTDAVNGAQLRRSTDGTAAALGGGATANPDGSISAPAYKVGGGSFNNVGDALTNLDGRVGSNTTTLENHETRIGNAETSIAGNTAAIAGLQQDALQFDPKAGAYNAARGGAPTKLTNVADGNIAAGSTDAVNGGQLSGVKSSLEQQITQVSNQAGEAVKNVVKYDVDTNGNRLNSVSLIGGDTNAAVVLKNVAAGTDDTDAVNVKQLKGVQSSLNQLGALAVQYDDSSKSSITLGGAGGTRITNVQAGTLSATSTDAVNGSQLNATNQQVAKNTTDITNLQGNVTNIANGKAGLVQQQDPNGAITVGKDTGGTSVNFSGTSGDRVLTGVAAGVNNNDAVNMGQFNNALKNVAANDQIRAAVTDANTSWIARADAGSIGSTATATGKNAVAVGQGSVADRDNSFSVGAKGSERQVTNVAAGTAPTDAVNVQQLNDNLSAASNQAKGYTDQRIGQVYNSFNDLKKDMYGGVASAMAVAGLPQPTGAGRSMVSAATSNYHGQQGFAAGYSYVTESNRWVVKASVTGNARSDFGAVVGAGYQF